The following proteins come from a genomic window of Fulvitalea axinellae:
- a CDS encoding glutamine--tRNA ligase/YqeY domain fusion protein, which produces MTDEINNEERKSLNFLEEIIEEDLKSNVNNGEVYTRFPPEPNGYLHIGHTKAIYINFSTAQRYGGKTNLRFDDTNPVKEETEYVEAIKKDIQWLGYQWEKECYTSDYFDQLYAWAVEIIKLGKAYVDEQTPAQIAEQKGTPTEAGKHSPYRDRPVEENLELFEKMKNGEMPEGAMVLRAKIDMTSPNMHMRDPIMYRIIDAAHHRTGDKWKIYPMYDWAHGQSDYIEGITNSMCSLEFKVHRPLYDWYLDQIYDPSKIRPKQREFSRLNLNYTVMSKRKLLKLVQDGVVNGWDDPRMPTISALRRRGYTPESILAFSEKVGVTRRENIIDLGLLEFCVREDLNKKANRVFGVLDPVKVVIDNYPEGQSEMLELENNPEDETAGTRQVPFGRELYIERDDFKEEAPNRKYFRLALNKEVRLKGGYIIKGESVEKDEDGNITVIHCTYDADSKSGSGTEASMRKVKGTLHWVSAEHAVDAEVRIYDRLFMDEAPDGHKDKDYMEFLNPDSLKTVHAKVEPSLKEAPAYEQFQFQRLGYFNIDPDTTEDRLIFNRTVTLKDSWAKKQNK; this is translated from the coding sequence ATGACTGATGAAATAAATAACGAAGAGAGGAAATCCCTCAACTTTTTGGAAGAGATCATCGAGGAGGATCTCAAGTCCAACGTGAACAATGGCGAGGTGTATACCCGCTTTCCGCCCGAGCCGAACGGCTACCTGCACATCGGGCACACCAAAGCCATTTACATCAATTTCTCCACTGCCCAACGTTATGGCGGTAAAACAAACTTGCGTTTTGACGACACCAACCCGGTGAAAGAGGAAACCGAGTATGTTGAAGCCATCAAGAAGGATATTCAATGGTTGGGATACCAATGGGAGAAGGAGTGCTATACCTCGGATTATTTCGATCAGTTGTACGCCTGGGCCGTTGAGATCATCAAACTGGGCAAAGCCTATGTTGACGAGCAGACGCCTGCGCAAATCGCGGAGCAAAAAGGAACGCCTACCGAAGCCGGAAAACACAGTCCGTACCGTGACCGCCCGGTGGAAGAGAACTTGGAGCTTTTCGAGAAAATGAAGAATGGCGAGATGCCCGAGGGCGCTATGGTGCTCCGTGCCAAAATCGACATGACTTCGCCGAATATGCATATGCGTGACCCGATCATGTACCGGATCATCGACGCGGCGCACCACCGTACTGGCGATAAGTGGAAAATCTACCCTATGTATGACTGGGCGCACGGACAGAGCGATTACATAGAGGGAATCACGAACTCGATGTGTTCGTTGGAATTCAAGGTTCACCGTCCGCTTTACGACTGGTACCTTGACCAGATCTACGATCCGTCGAAGATTCGCCCTAAACAGCGTGAGTTCTCCCGCCTTAACCTGAACTATACCGTGATGAGTAAGCGTAAGTTGCTCAAGCTGGTTCAGGACGGCGTGGTAAACGGCTGGGACGATCCGCGTATGCCTACAATTTCTGCATTGCGCCGTCGTGGTTATACGCCAGAGTCGATTCTCGCTTTCTCGGAAAAAGTGGGAGTTACTCGTCGTGAGAATATTATCGACCTGGGCTTGTTGGAATTCTGCGTTCGCGAGGATTTGAACAAGAAAGCCAACCGCGTATTCGGTGTGTTGGATCCGGTGAAAGTGGTTATCGACAACTATCCGGAAGGTCAGAGCGAAATGTTGGAGTTGGAGAATAATCCTGAAGACGAAACCGCGGGCACGCGCCAGGTTCCGTTCGGAAGGGAACTCTACATCGAGCGCGACGACTTTAAGGAAGAGGCTCCGAACCGTAAGTATTTCCGTTTGGCCTTGAATAAGGAAGTTCGCCTGAAGGGCGGTTACATCATCAAGGGCGAAAGTGTGGAGAAAGACGAGGATGGAAACATCACCGTTATTCACTGTACTTATGACGCCGACTCGAAATCGGGAAGCGGAACCGAGGCCAGCATGCGTAAGGTGAAAGGCACCCTGCACTGGGTAAGCGCCGAGCACGCCGTGGACGCCGAAGTACGTATCTACGACCGTTTGTTTATGGATGAGGCTCCGGACGGACACAAGGACAAGGATTATATGGAATTCCTGAATCCGGATTCTTTGAAAACCGTTCACGCCAAGGTTGAGCCTTCGTTGAAAGAGGCTCCGGCGTATGAGCAGTTCCAGTTCCAGCGTTTGGGTTATTTCAATATTGACCCGGATACTACGGAAGACAGATTGATCTTTAACCGTACGGTGACTTTGAAAGACTCATGGGCTAAAAAGCAGAACAAGTAA